A single Streptomyces sp. Edi2 DNA region contains:
- a CDS encoding type I polyketide synthase has protein sequence MASPADLWNLVISDEDAVSGFPEDRGWDIDTLFHPDSEKAGSSYTRHGGFLQNSKNFDPEFFGISPREALAMDPQQRLLLETCWEAFEDAGIDPFTLRESDTGLFIGSNGQDYASRLRRYPAALEAQLGTGSAASVLSGRVAYALGFEGPAVTVDTACSSSLVALHWAVHSLRSGESSLALAGGVTVMSSPSRFVEFSRQRGLAPDGRCKSFAEAADGTGFAEGVGVLVVERLSDAVRNGHRVLAVVRGSAVNQDGASNGLTAPSGRAQERVVRQALSGAGLRPGDVDVVEGHGTGTRLGDPIEVGALVETYGRERAGAPLLLGSVKSNLGHTQAAAGVAGIIKMVQAMRHGVVPASLHVDAPSPHVQWGDGVELVTAAQAWPESDRPRRAAVSSFGVSGTNAHVIIEQAPPVPPPARKSGGVVPWVLSGRTADALRDQTDRLRTHLESHPELDPVDVGYTLAVGRTHFEHRAVAMNGDLTSWVAEGTAVAHREVVFVFPGQGAQWVGMGQDLMASSPVFAALMTECEQALAPFVDWSLSEVLADASMLERVDVVQPASWAVMVSLAGLWQSMGVTPSAVAGHSQGEIAAACAAGALSLDDGARIVALRSQLIRDKLAGSGAMASVSLPLNEVRDHIADLKGLSVAAVNGPRSVVVSGDVNAVENFVAARTAEGVHARMVAVDYASHSAHVDSIEQQLTTSLTGLQPTTSHTPFYSTVTGTPLDTTELNADYWIRNLRQTVRFEETTRHLLDDGHDVFIEISAHPVLGIGLQDTFENHTDSPAITLGTLRRDDGDIDRFLTSLGEAHVHGVDINWHTAFTHQEAQRIELPTYAFQHDHYWLENVSARDASTTHPLLTDVVPLAQPEGGLVFSGTLSGSEHSWLNDHAVLGTVLLPGTAFVEMALYAAEEAGCDRIEELTFETPLVLPEDPENKDVHIQFVIGASDDDGRRSVSFHSRRAGIEEGWTRHAVGTLSAGTENVADDNTAWPPPGSEPVDISGVYEQLAADDFQYGPAFQGLRSVWRDGGAVLAEVDLPEQCLPEADAYQSHPALLDAAVQAAVAGGLLATGADSGEVMLPFSWNGVSLYTTGATSLRVQLTAQGADAVTLVARDAAGRSVLSVDSLLVRKAPAKQLDLLRSAGEHSLFQLEWTKLGVREAVQDTGQWVVVGGVEPQSSSLVDTGVADRCFETFEDLAERIGAGRAAPGVVVVPVPAGGPDDTVAAVRASVLHTLGLLQTWLADDRFAGARLVLLTGRTSALPAAGVWGLVRSAQSEHGDRIVVVEADDTDEDYKHLPAAVNSGEPQVAVRRGELFVPRLVRTSGGGQRTGRAWNPEGTVLITGGTGVLGSELARHLVTESGVRHLLLLSRGGPGAAGAGELKAELQELGAEATIVACDVADRDAVAEVLSAVPGAHPLTAVVHTAGVLDDALITDMTPAQVSAVLAPKVDGALNLHMLTQGLDLSDFIVFSSASAVFGGPGQGNYAAANAVLDALVLRRREEGLPGIALAWGFWAQRTGMTAHLGDADVRRMERAGVTELSTAEGLALFDLARALDEPAVLPMKLNLSSLRAQAGHIGVPSVLQALLRVPTRRTAAEPDQRWSAARLAALPDSERAPALHELVRAEVAAVLGHDDAAAIDPGRAFMDLGFDSLTAVELRKRLVTATGLRLPTTVVFEYATPSALAEHLLAGILESQDTGPKRDGLLDDVEAELRRTSPGDARHDALVRRLRELAAAWLPEQLDDADADLDVSTIDEMLGLAEDELDGFSAGEEAK, from the coding sequence GTGGCCAGCCCTGCTGACTTGTGGAACCTGGTGATATCCGACGAGGACGCGGTGTCCGGGTTCCCGGAGGACCGAGGCTGGGATATCGACACCCTGTTCCACCCCGATAGCGAAAAGGCGGGGTCGAGCTATACCCGGCACGGGGGTTTCCTGCAAAATTCCAAGAACTTTGATCCGGAGTTCTTCGGTATCTCTCCGCGCGAGGCGTTGGCGATGGACCCGCAGCAGCGATTGCTGCTGGAAACGTGCTGGGAAGCCTTCGAAGACGCAGGAATCGACCCCTTCACACTGCGGGAAAGCGACACCGGCCTGTTCATCGGATCCAATGGGCAGGACTACGCCTCCAGGCTGAGGCGCTACCCCGCCGCGCTGGAAGCCCAGTTGGGGACCGGAAGCGCCGCCAGCGTCCTGTCAGGTCGAGTGGCGTATGCGCTGGGCTTCGAGGGGCCCGCGGTGACGGTGGACACGGCGTGTTCGTCGTCGTTGGTGGCGCTGCACTGGGCGGTGCATTCGTTGCGTTCCGGTGAGTCCTCTCTGGCGTTGGCGGGCGGTGTCACCGTCATGTCCTCACCCTCACGGTTCGTGGAGTTCAGCCGGCAGCGCGGCCTCGCCCCGGACGGCAGGTGCAAGTCCTTCGCCGAGGCGGCCGATGGGACTGGGTTTGCTGAGGGTGTGGGTGTGTTGGTGGTGGAGCGGTTGTCCGATGCCGTGCGGAACGGGCATCGGGTACTCGCAGTGGTACGGGGATCCGCCGTCAACCAGGACGGCGCCTCGAACGGCCTGACAGCTCCCAGTGGGCGGGCACAAGAGCGGGTGGTGCGGCAGGCGTTGTCGGGTGCGGGGCTGAGGCCCGGCGATGTGGATGTCGTAGAAGGGCACGGGACAGGGACGCGGTTGGGTGATCCCATCGAAGTCGGCGCTCTGGTGGAAACGTATGGCCGGGAACGGGCCGGTGCCCCCTTGCTGCTCGGCTCGGTGAAGTCGAACCTCGGCCACACCCAAGCCGCTGCGGGTGTGGCAGGGATCATCAAAATGGTGCAGGCGATGCGCCATGGCGTGGTCCCGGCATCGCTGCACGTCGATGCTCCTTCACCGCATGTCCAGTGGGGCGACGGTGTCGAGCTGGTCACGGCCGCGCAGGCATGGCCCGAATCCGACCGACCGCGCCGTGCAGCGGTCTCGTCCTTCGGCGTCTCAGGGACCAACGCCCACGTCATCATCGAGCAAGCCCCACCCGTACCCCCGCCCGCCCGCAAGAGCGGTGGTGTGGTGCCGTGGGTCTTGTCCGGTCGCACCGCGGACGCGCTACGGGACCAGACCGACCGTCTGCGCACTCACCTGGAGTCCCACCCCGAACTCGACCCCGTCGACGTCGGATACACCCTCGCCGTAGGACGCACCCACTTCGAGCACCGCGCCGTGGCCATGAACGGAGACCTGACGTCGTGGGTGGCCGAGGGAACAGCCGTTGCCCACCGTGAGGTGGTCTTCGTGTTCCCCGGCCAGGGAGCGCAATGGGTGGGCATGGGACAAGACCTCATGGCCTCCTCCCCGGTATTCGCGGCTTTGATGACGGAGTGCGAGCAGGCGCTTGCTCCGTTTGTGGACTGGTCACTGTCCGAAGTCCTCGCCGACGCCTCGATGCTGGAGCGCGTGGACGTCGTCCAGCCGGCCTCGTGGGCCGTCATGGTCTCCCTGGCAGGCCTATGGCAATCCATGGGCGTTACCCCCTCCGCAGTCGCCGGACACTCCCAGGGAGAAATCGCCGCGGCCTGCGCGGCAGGAGCACTCTCCCTGGACGACGGCGCCCGCATCGTCGCACTACGCAGCCAGCTCATCCGCGACAAACTAGCCGGCTCCGGCGCCATGGCATCAGTCTCACTCCCACTCAACGAAGTCCGCGACCACATCGCCGACCTGAAGGGACTGTCGGTCGCCGCCGTCAACGGCCCCCGGTCAGTCGTGGTCTCCGGCGACGTCAACGCCGTCGAAAACTTCGTGGCAGCGCGCACCGCTGAGGGAGTCCACGCCCGCATGGTCGCAGTCGACTACGCCTCCCACTCCGCACACGTCGACAGCATCGAACAACAACTGACCACCTCACTCACCGGCCTCCAACCCACCACCTCACACACCCCCTTCTACTCCACAGTGACCGGCACACCCCTCGACACCACGGAACTGAACGCCGACTACTGGATCCGCAACCTGCGGCAAACAGTCCGCTTCGAAGAAACCACCCGGCACCTGCTCGACGACGGACACGACGTCTTCATCGAAATCAGCGCCCACCCCGTCCTCGGCATCGGCCTCCAAGACACCTTCGAAAACCACACCGACTCCCCCGCCATAACCCTCGGCACCCTACGACGCGACGACGGAGACATCGACCGCTTCCTCACCTCACTCGGCGAAGCCCACGTCCACGGCGTCGACATCAACTGGCACACCGCCTTCACCCACCAAGAAGCCCAACGCATCGAACTCCCCACCTACGCCTTCCAACACGACCACTACTGGCTCGAGAACGTGTCCGCGAGGGACGCTTCGACAACCCATCCGCTGCTGACCGATGTCGTCCCGCTGGCGCAGCCCGAAGGCGGACTGGTGTTTTCCGGGACCTTGTCCGGAAGCGAGCATTCCTGGCTCAACGACCATGCCGTGCTGGGAACCGTGCTGCTGCCGGGAACCGCGTTCGTCGAGATGGCGCTCTACGCGGCGGAGGAAGCAGGCTGCGACCGGATCGAAGAGCTGACATTCGAGACGCCGCTCGTGCTGCCCGAGGACCCCGAGAACAAGGATGTGCACATCCAGTTCGTGATCGGCGCGTCCGACGACGACGGGCGCCGCTCGGTCAGCTTCCATTCCCGTCGCGCCGGCATCGAGGAAGGATGGACACGGCACGCGGTCGGAACGTTGTCGGCAGGCACGGAGAACGTCGCCGACGACAACACCGCGTGGCCGCCTCCCGGCTCGGAGCCGGTCGACATCTCCGGCGTGTACGAACAGCTGGCAGCCGACGACTTTCAGTACGGTCCCGCGTTCCAGGGGCTTCGGTCGGTGTGGAGAGACGGCGGAGCCGTCCTGGCCGAGGTGGATCTCCCTGAGCAGTGCCTGCCGGAGGCAGACGCGTACCAGTCGCACCCGGCCCTGCTCGACGCGGCGGTCCAGGCGGCGGTGGCGGGCGGGCTGCTGGCTACGGGCGCGGATTCCGGCGAGGTCATGCTTCCCTTCTCATGGAACGGCGTCTCGCTCTACACGACCGGCGCCACCTCGCTGCGCGTACAGCTGACCGCGCAGGGCGCCGACGCCGTAACGCTGGTGGCGAGGGACGCGGCCGGGCGGTCCGTACTGTCGGTGGATTCCCTGCTGGTACGGAAGGCACCCGCCAAGCAACTCGACCTCCTGAGGTCCGCCGGCGAGCACTCACTGTTCCAGTTGGAGTGGACGAAGCTCGGTGTCCGCGAGGCGGTGCAGGACACCGGCCAATGGGTCGTCGTCGGCGGTGTGGAACCGCAGTCCAGCTCGCTGGTGGACACCGGGGTGGCAGACCGCTGCTTTGAGACGTTCGAGGACTTGGCCGAGCGCATCGGCGCGGGCCGTGCCGCACCTGGCGTCGTGGTCGTCCCTGTCCCTGCGGGGGGTCCCGATGACACGGTGGCCGCCGTGCGAGCCTCCGTACTGCACACGTTGGGCCTGCTGCAAACCTGGCTGGCCGACGATCGGTTCGCCGGTGCCAGACTGGTGCTCCTCACCGGCCGGACGTCAGCGCTCCCGGCCGCCGGCGTGTGGGGGTTGGTGCGCTCCGCCCAGTCCGAGCACGGTGACCGGATTGTCGTGGTCGAGGCCGACGACACCGACGAGGACTACAAGCACCTGCCCGCCGCGGTGAACTCTGGCGAGCCGCAGGTGGCAGTGCGCCGGGGAGAGCTGTTCGTACCCAGGCTGGTCAGGACGAGCGGGGGCGGTCAACGGACCGGCAGGGCATGGAACCCGGAGGGAACCGTGCTGATCACCGGTGGTACCGGTGTGCTGGGCTCCGAGCTCGCACGCCACTTGGTGACGGAGTCCGGCGTCCGGCACCTGCTTCTGCTGAGCCGCGGCGGCCCGGGTGCGGCAGGCGCCGGCGAACTGAAGGCGGAGTTGCAGGAGTTGGGTGCCGAGGCAACCATCGTGGCCTGCGACGTGGCGGACCGGGACGCGGTGGCCGAGGTGCTGTCGGCGGTGCCCGGAGCGCATCCGCTGACCGCTGTCGTACACACCGCTGGTGTACTTGATGATGCGCTGATTACGGACATGACTCCCGCACAGGTGTCGGCGGTGCTGGCGCCCAAGGTGGACGGGGCACTCAACCTGCACATGCTCACGCAGGGCCTCGACCTGTCGGACTTCATCGTGTTCTCGTCCGCGTCAGCGGTGTTCGGTGGGCCAGGCCAGGGCAACTACGCCGCCGCCAACGCGGTTCTGGATGCTCTGGTACTGCGCCGACGGGAGGAGGGGCTGCCCGGAATCGCTCTGGCCTGGGGATTCTGGGCCCAGCGCACCGGCATGACCGCACACCTCGGTGACGCAGACGTACGGCGGATGGAACGTGCCGGCGTCACGGAGCTGTCCACCGCGGAAGGTCTGGCCCTGTTCGACCTCGCGCGGGCGTTGGACGAACCGGCGGTCCTGCCGATGAAGCTGAACCTCTCGTCGCTCCGTGCCCAGGCGGGACACATCGGTGTTCCCTCCGTGCTCCAGGCCCTGCTGCGGGTGCCCACGCGTCGCACGGCGGCCGAGCCCGACCAGCGCTGGTCAGCAGCACGGCTGGCGGCGCTTCCCGACTCCGAGCGGGCGCCGGCGCTGCACGAACTCGTCAGGGCGGAGGTGGCTGCCGTCCTGGGACATGACGATGCGGCGGCGATCGATCCGGGGCGGGCCTTCATGGATCTGGGATTCGATTCGCTGACCGCCGTAGAGCTGCGCAAACGCCTGGTCACGGCGACCGGTCTGCGCTTGCCGACCACTGTGGTCTTTGAGTACGCGACGCCGTCAGCGCTCGCCGAGCACCTGCTCGCCGGGATACTCGAAAGCCAGGACACCGGGCCCAAGAGGGACGGGCTGCTGGACGATGTCGAAGCCGAGTTGCGGCGCACATCCCCCGGTGACGCCCGGCACGATGCCTTGGTCCGCCGCCTGCGAGAACTGGCCGCGGCCTGGCTGCCCGAACAACTCGACGACGCCGACGCCGACCTGGACGTGTCGACCATCGACGAGATGCTCGGTCTCGCCGAGGACGAACTTGACGGCTTCTCCGCAGGAGAGGAGGCGAAATAG